Below is a window of Mycobacterium dioxanotrophicus DNA.
CCGGCAATAGTGGAACGTGTTCTAGTTACGCTTCGACATGTGAACCTGCTGATCGACGACGTCAACCGCGTACGCACACTCACGTTCAACCGCCCGGACGCGCTCAATGCCTTCAACGAGGCGCTCTACGACGAGACGACCGTCGCGCTGCGGGCCGCTGCCGACGATCCCGAGGTCGGCGTGGTGCTGCTGACGGGGACCGGCCGGGCGTTCAGCGCGGGCAACGATCTCGTCGAAATGCAGGCCCGGATCAGCGTGCGCGGTGCTGATCTTGCGCCGGGGGAGCACGGCTTCTACGGCATGCTCGACGCGCTCGTCGACTTTCCGAAACCGTTGATCTGCGCCGTCAACGGTCTCGGAGTGGGCATTGGGGCGACCATCCTGGGATTCGCCGATCTGGCGTTCATGTCCTCGTCGGCCCGGCTGAAATGCCCGTTCACCAGCCTTGGCGTGGCGCCTGAGGCGGCGTCGTCCTACCTGCTGCCGCGGTTGATCGGTCGGCAGAACGCGGCCTGGCTGCTGATGTCGTCGGAATGGATCAGCGCCGAGGAGGCCAAGGACATGGGCCTGGTGTGGCGGGTCTGTGCGCCCGACGAACTGCTGTCCGAGGCTCGCCGCCATGCGGAAGTCCTTGCGTCCAAGCCGCTTTCGAGCCTCAAGGCGGTCAAGCAGACGATGCTTGCACCGATCCGGGCGGACATCCTGGCGGCTGTCGAACGCGAGAAGGCGCTGTTCACCGAACTGGTCGGCGCTGCGGCCAACGTCGACGCGCTCGCTGCGTTCGCCGACCGCAAGTAGGCGCGGGCTCAGGGCGCGCGGCCGGTCCCGTTCTCCACCGCCGCGACGATTTCACCGCAGATGCGCGGCGAGGCGGTGGTGCGGGCCGGGCAGCCGTTGAACGGGGTGGGGCAGCCGTTGGCCTGGTGGGCGGCGATGATCGCCCGGATGGTGCGCCGGCAGCGGCCGCAGTCCTTGCCCGCGCCGCAGGCATCCGCGATCTGCTTGGACGTGGTGGCTCCCGCCGCGACGACGTCGTTGACGACGTGGCTGGTGACTCCGGTGCATAGGCAGACGAACATCAGCTCACCGGCTCATTCCTGGCCGTCGACGGTCATGATGTGGGCCAACTTGCCGACGAAAAGGCTCGGGTAGGCCCCGAACCCGGCGTGCGTCATCCATTCGGCGGCCGCGTCCGGATGGTCGATCCACTGCCGCGCGCTCACCTCGTCCTCGATCTCCTGCAGGATCATCACTTCCTGGCCGTCGTCGAGTGCCTGGTATACCCACACTTTCCTGATGCCACTGTTTTCGAAGCGGCTGAGCCCGTCGTGGACCTTGCGCATCAGCGTCGGGACGTCGTCGACCACCGAGACCGCGCCGACGATCACGCCGGCCACGTATTCCTCCGAGGATGGCCCGGAAAGGTCGATCTTCTCGACCACCTCGCCGCCGAAGATGGGCGGAATGTCCTCGACGCCGGATATGTCGAACCATTCGAAAATGGCTGGTGAACGCAGGACATCGCGAATCGAGTGGGCATTGCGGATCCCGATGGTCACCAGCACGCGGCGCGGCTCCCAGATCGAGGTGTAGAGCACCACGTGATGGGCGCCGATCGTCAACAATCCCGAACGATGCTTTTTCATCCATTTCCACATCTGTTCGACATCGTCGACGCGAAAATCGCACGACAGAATGAGCGAGTGCAAATCAAACTCACGCATTATTTCTCGCGATTCCGTCCGTCGACCGACATGTTAGCCCAGTCTAACCTTAGTTAGGGCAGGCAGTCCAGCCTTCGAGGACGGATGGCCCTACAGGGCCCGCCGTTGCTGCCCGATTGGCCTGGAAAC
It encodes the following:
- a CDS encoding (2Fe-2S)-binding protein — its product is MFVCLCTGVTSHVVNDVVAAGATTSKQIADACGAGKDCGRCRRTIRAIIAAHQANGCPTPFNGCPARTTASPRICGEIVAAVENGTGRAP
- a CDS encoding fatty-acid--CoA ligase; the encoded protein is MREFDLHSLILSCDFRVDDVEQMWKWMKKHRSGLLTIGAHHVVLYTSIWEPRRVLVTIGIRNAHSIRDVLRSPAIFEWFDISGVEDIPPIFGGEVVEKIDLSGPSSEEYVAGVIVGAVSVVDDVPTLMRKVHDGLSRFENSGIRKVWVYQALDDGQEVMILQEIEDEVSARQWIDHPDAAAEWMTHAGFGAYPSLFVGKLAHIMTVDGQE
- a CDS encoding enoyl-CoA hydratase/isomerase family protein, with the protein product MNLLIDDVNRVRTLTFNRPDALNAFNEALYDETTVALRAAADDPEVGVVLLTGTGRAFSAGNDLVEMQARISVRGADLAPGEHGFYGMLDALVDFPKPLICAVNGLGVGIGATILGFADLAFMSSSARLKCPFTSLGVAPEAASSYLLPRLIGRQNAAWLLMSSEWISAEEAKDMGLVWRVCAPDELLSEARRHAEVLASKPLSSLKAVKQTMLAPIRADILAAVEREKALFTELVGAAANVDALAAFADRK